Proteins encoded in a region of the Mycoplasma feriruminatoris genome:
- a CDS encoding S41 family peptidase — protein MKITAILSSLFLSPTLLNTSPILVNNSTNTQIKTQEFNLDDLTIKTSSNKKIQAFLHNDVFYTSINQFLKSIDSIINYSNLEHSFKDNKTTIKLKDDNNFFIEFNYLTKKITISNNKIFNKILKNNKRAEEDLKITFEKEQNKNNTTQFEIDLSKYNIDILKDQNDLYLPAILLNQVFLSESNIQTYFNGQDFKIFKFYEALSFPGTFYLKQSDKNNQTNIPIGLKKFQYEYLAFLFDNYYGIKLENNKSYKDYFKKYEKQILSESSHEHYLATKQIINELDDPHSAYVLDGYYDKNRDFHKIMFSDQKRIKNRVEILNLLAKNDPNKIDYQNELISDDTSVISFKKFEENSAEMIKKSLDQAKSKNVKNIVFNLTQNGGGYIGSAFEILGFLTDQPFNVYSYNPLTKEKKVETIKSKYNKYDFNYYILTSPYSFSAGNIFPQIIKDNKLAKIIGYKTFGGASSINYYVLPTGDIIQLSSNNVFTNDNFESLEFGVTPDVQLDADVYKNSEVIYQPKTLLNLIKKANEVEKQPELVKKTSSTLKPSTNSTKPNKITHYLIDLNTINKKSSITRPLTVIQPANKINMLSLIEPDKNDFEINLLEKTTTNLSDVKNLNLDKLNKNDKDQILTALKNKNPDIQINWDDLVVDKITNNSAEISLKNSDQKIIVHFLLETKNSKNTIWIVLVIISITVILGLINFIIIRKLKTNKLNK, from the coding sequence ATGAAAATTACAGCTATATTATCAAGTTTATTTCTATCTCCAACTCTTTTAAATACCTCACCTATTTTAGTTAATAATTCTACTAATACTCAAATAAAAACTCAAGAATTTAATTTAGATGATTTAACTATTAAAACTAGTTCTAATAAAAAGATCCAAGCTTTTTTACATAACGATGTTTTTTATACTTCAATTAATCAGTTTTTAAAAAGTATAGATTCAATTATTAATTATTCAAATCTAGAACATAGTTTTAAAGATAATAAAACAACTATTAAATTAAAAGATGATAATAACTTTTTTATTGAATTTAATTATTTAACAAAAAAGATTACTATTTCAAATAACAAGATATTTAATAAAATTTTAAAAAATAATAAAAGAGCAGAAGAAGATTTAAAAATTACATTTGAAAAAGAACAAAACAAAAATAATACTACTCAATTTGAAATTGATTTATCTAAATATAATATTGATATTTTAAAAGATCAAAATGATTTATATCTACCAGCAATTTTACTTAACCAAGTGTTTTTAAGTGAATCAAATATTCAAACTTATTTTAATGGCCAAGACTTTAAAATTTTTAAGTTTTATGAAGCACTAAGTTTTCCTGGAACTTTTTATTTAAAACAATCTGATAAAAATAATCAAACAAATATTCCTATAGGTTTAAAAAAATTTCAATATGAATATTTAGCATTTTTATTTGATAATTATTATGGTATTAAGTTAGAAAATAATAAGTCTTATAAAGACTATTTTAAAAAGTATGAAAAACAAATTTTATCAGAATCTAGTCATGAACATTATTTAGCAACAAAACAAATAATTAATGAATTAGATGATCCACATTCAGCTTATGTTTTAGATGGATATTATGATAAGAATAGAGATTTTCATAAAATAATGTTTAGTGATCAAAAAAGAATTAAAAACAGAGTTGAAATTTTAAATTTATTAGCTAAAAATGATCCTAATAAAATTGATTATCAAAATGAATTAATTAGTGATGATACTTCAGTAATTTCGTTTAAAAAGTTTGAAGAAAACAGTGCTGAAATGATCAAAAAAAGTTTAGATCAAGCAAAAAGTAAAAATGTAAAAAACATTGTTTTCAACTTAACTCAAAACGGTGGAGGATACATTGGAAGTGCTTTTGAAATTTTAGGTTTTTTAACTGATCAACCTTTTAATGTCTATTCTTATAATCCTTTAACAAAAGAAAAAAAGGTTGAAACTATTAAATCAAAATATAATAAATATGATTTTAATTACTATATTTTAACTTCACCTTATTCTTTTTCAGCAGGTAATATTTTTCCTCAAATTATAAAAGATAATAAATTAGCTAAAATAATTGGTTATAAGACTTTTGGTGGAGCTAGTTCAATTAATTATTATGTTTTACCAACTGGAGATATTATTCAATTAAGTAGTAATAATGTATTTACTAATGATAATTTTGAATCACTTGAATTTGGAGTTACTCCAGATGTACAACTAGATGCTGATGTTTATAAAAACTCTGAAGTTATTTATCAACCCAAAACTCTTTTAAATTTAATTAAAAAAGCTAATGAAGTTGAAAAACAACCTGAACTAGTTAAAAAAACTAGTAGCACTTTAAAACCTTCAACTAATTCTACTAAACCAAACAAAATCACTCATTATCTAATTGATCTTAATACAATAAATAAAAAATCTAGTATAACTAGACCTTTAACTGTGATTCAACCTGCTAATAAAATTAATATGTTAAGTTTAATTGAACCAGATAAAAATGACTTTGAAATTAATTTATTAGAAAAAACTACTACTAATTTAAGTGATGTTAAAAACTTAAATTTAGATAAATTAAATAAAAATGATAAAGATCAAATTCTAACTGCTTTAAAAAACAAAAATCCTGATATTCAAATTAATTGAGATGATCTAGTTGTTGATAAAATCACAAATAATTCAGCTGAAATATCATTAAAAAATTCAGATCAAAAAATTATAGTTCATTTTTTATTAGAAACTAAGAACTCTAAAAACACAATATGAATTGTTTTAGTAATTATAAGTATTACTGTTATATTAGGATTAATTAACTTTATAATAATAAGAAAATTAAAAACTAATAAGCTAAATAAATAG
- a CDS encoding glycosyltransferase family 2 protein, producing the protein MINYQLNTTTTVFFYITLVIGIIFMLLLSSDWLFFMFAFIKNKKKLDKYKPKKNRSFAIVIPAHNESGVVGQLIDSLKAQKYDGVIDIYLVADNCTDNRKTYNVGIEKNVIVLQRFHKTLKGGNFAIQHGLRYIRDNNLLDKYDCFCSFDADNLLDQNWVYEVNKAYDFYSDIQVVTTYRNSKNYADNWISSAYSIQFLKESDVINKGRATLNHASYINGTGFSFTKEILEKTNWWDFNSLSHDIEFTQWLMLNNIKTGYTENACFYDEQPIDFKSSWKQRMRWCVGFKQVWNIYKSQMIKNMFKFKINKIKLWANFTMIFPAIITLVVNLLFWLVTFGLMVGNYIVNYLNNPTMLVEQVNNYLRDLIIYCTTTPLVIFGIIFINYLLWGFIVVIRNRKSINATKWQKFKSIFTYPLFMLTYIPISFLALFKKTYSTTPVARKAQSEQNQIPLNAKTSKN; encoded by the coding sequence ATGATCAACTACCAGCTAAACACTACTACAACTGTATTTTTTTACATTACTTTAGTTATTGGAATTATTTTTATGCTACTTTTATCTTCTGACTGATTATTTTTTATGTTTGCATTCATTAAAAATAAAAAGAAATTAGATAAATATAAACCTAAAAAAAATAGATCATTTGCAATAGTTATTCCAGCACATAATGAATCAGGTGTTGTTGGACAATTAATTGATAGTCTTAAAGCTCAAAAATATGATGGAGTTATTGATATTTATTTAGTTGCAGATAATTGTACAGATAATAGAAAAACTTATAATGTTGGTATTGAAAAAAACGTTATAGTTTTACAAAGATTTCATAAAACTTTAAAAGGTGGAAACTTTGCTATTCAACACGGTTTAAGATACATTAGAGATAATAATCTATTAGATAAATATGATTGTTTTTGCTCTTTTGATGCTGATAATTTATTAGATCAAAACTGAGTTTATGAAGTTAATAAAGCATATGATTTTTATTCAGATATTCAAGTTGTAACAACTTATAGAAACTCAAAAAACTATGCTGATAACTGAATTTCTAGTGCTTATTCAATTCAATTTTTAAAAGAATCAGATGTTATTAATAAAGGAAGAGCTACTTTAAATCATGCTTCTTATATTAATGGAACTGGGTTTTCTTTTACTAAAGAAATTTTAGAAAAAACTAATTGATGAGACTTTAACTCACTAAGTCATGATATTGAATTTACTCAATGATTGATGCTAAATAATATTAAAACTGGCTATACAGAAAATGCTTGTTTTTATGATGAACAACCAATAGATTTTAAAAGTTCTTGAAAACAAAGAATGAGATGATGTGTTGGATTTAAACAAGTTTGAAATATTTATAAATCTCAAATGATCAAAAATATGTTTAAATTTAAGATTAATAAGATCAAATTATGAGCTAACTTTACAATGATTTTCCCTGCAATTATTACTTTAGTAGTTAATCTACTTTTCTGATTAGTTACTTTTGGATTAATGGTAGGTAATTATATAGTTAATTATTTAAATAATCCAACTATGTTAGTTGAACAAGTTAATAATTATTTACGTGATTTAATAATTTATTGTACAACTACTCCTTTAGTTATTTTTGGAATTATTTTTATTAACTATTTATTATGAGGATTTATAGTTGTTATTAGAAATAGAAAATCTATTAATGCAACTAAATGACAAAAATTTAAATCAATATTTACTTATCCTTTATTTATGTTGACTTATATTCCAATTTCATTTTTAGCATTATTTAAAAAGACTTATTCAACTACTCCTGTTGCTAGAAAAGCACAAAGTGAACAAAACCAAATACCTTTAAATGCAAAAACAAGCAAGAACTAA
- a CDS encoding glycosyltransferase family 2 protein → MNKKLCTIIIPCYNMQNFLADCLDSIYQNIDCEKYLDVLIIDDGSTDNTVNIANNYLKKHKNISIYSKSNAHWGSVINYVKHNQLIKTKYAFILDADDKISKDFTDLLVNVVNKLDVDLGIFKTKILYKRKNSVIVNPKWLSKKQKTFLPMIIPCSTIFKTDIFYKSTDLIENVPYQDYVLYSWMYLHSTNVQFLPHTIGTYWFSRPNNTMSSAWNAKRIAGEKALLDELNKLNLGHLFLARIALPGYIKGLSSANIKLVFNRDKIDLLLKNASRLFKILFHIKFKKALKSNVIRITKAKTDIVSW, encoded by the coding sequence ATGAATAAAAAACTTTGTACAATAATCATACCTTGTTATAACATGCAAAACTTTCTAGCTGACTGTTTAGATTCAATTTATCAAAACATAGATTGTGAAAAATATTTAGATGTTTTAATAATTGACGATGGATCAACTGATAACACAGTAAACATAGCTAATAATTATTTAAAAAAACACAAAAATATTTCTATTTATTCTAAATCTAATGCTCATTGAGGTTCAGTTATTAATTATGTTAAACACAACCAATTAATTAAAACTAAATACGCATTTATTTTAGATGCTGATGATAAAATCTCAAAAGACTTTACTGATTTATTAGTTAATGTTGTTAATAAACTAGATGTTGATCTTGGTATTTTTAAAACAAAGATTTTGTACAAAAGAAAAAACAGTGTTATTGTAAACCCTAAGTGATTATCAAAAAAACAAAAAACTTTTTTACCAATGATCATTCCTTGTTCAACTATTTTTAAAACTGATATTTTTTATAAAAGTACAGATTTAATTGAAAACGTTCCTTATCAAGATTATGTTTTATATTCTTGAATGTACTTACATTCAACTAATGTTCAGTTTTTACCTCATACAATAGGTACTTACTGATTTTCTCGTCCTAATAACACAATGTCTAGTGCTTGAAACGCTAAAAGAATTGCTGGAGAAAAAGCTCTGCTTGATGAGTTAAATAAATTAAATTTAGGTCATTTATTTTTAGCTAGAATAGCTTTACCAGGATATATTAAAGGTTTATCTAGTGCTAATATTAAACTAGTTTTTAATAGAGATAAAATAGATCTTTTATTAAAAAATGCTTCTAGGTTATTTAAAATACTATTTCATATAAAGTTTAAAAAAGCCTTAAAATCTAATGTTATAAGAATTACAAAAGCTAAAACAGATATTGTTTCATGATAA
- a CDS encoding UTP--glucose-1-phosphate uridylyltransferase: protein MTIKKAVIPCAGFGTRFLPFTKSQAKEMLPIIDTPTIEYIVKEAVDSGVKEILIVLNDKKSEIMKYFSRNIELERFLYNKEKIAELEQIKTKFDADIHYIMQDEQLGLGHAISLCKGFVDNEPFAVLLGDDLFKCNTPAIKQLIDLYEEKHSTILGTILIDKKDSKKYGICQPETSQDNVCKVCSVIEKPEEQEAPSNIAIAGRYILTPEIFKYLDLQLKGKTGEIELTDSILKTIGDVDCYAKIIDGKRYDIGNKLGYLEAFVDFALDREDTKNELIKIISKVNEQKEVSKHNN, encoded by the coding sequence ATGACTATTAAAAAAGCCGTTATTCCTTGCGCTGGATTTGGTACAAGATTTTTACCTTTTACAAAATCTCAGGCAAAAGAAATGTTACCCATAATTGATACCCCCACTATTGAATATATTGTTAAAGAGGCAGTTGATAGTGGAGTAAAAGAAATTCTGATTGTTTTAAACGATAAAAAAAGCGAAATAATGAAATATTTCAGCAGAAATATCGAACTAGAACGCTTTTTATATAATAAAGAAAAAATTGCCGAACTAGAACAAATTAAAACTAAATTTGATGCAGATATTCACTATATTATGCAAGATGAACAACTAGGATTAGGACATGCAATTTCATTGTGTAAAGGTTTTGTAGATAACGAACCTTTTGCAGTACTTTTAGGTGATGATTTATTTAAATGCAACACTCCTGCTATTAAACAATTAATTGATTTGTATGAAGAAAAACACTCAACTATTCTAGGAACAATTTTAATTGATAAAAAAGATAGTAAAAAGTATGGAATTTGTCAACCTGAAACTAGCCAAGATAACGTTTGCAAGGTATGTTCAGTAATTGAAAAACCAGAAGAACAAGAAGCTCCAAGTAATATTGCAATTGCTGGAAGATATATTTTAACTCCTGAAATATTTAAGTATTTAGATCTACAACTTAAAGGAAAAACTGGAGAAATTGAATTAACTGATTCTATTTTAAAAACTATTGGTGATGTTGATTGTTATGCAAAAATCATTGATGGTAAAAGATATGATATTGGTAATAAACTAGGTTATTTAGAGGCATTTGTTGATTTTGCTTTAGATAGAGAAGATACTAAAAATGAATTAATAAAAATCATTAGCAAAGTCAATGAACAAAAAGAAGTTTCTAAACACAATAATTAA
- the plsY gene encoding glycerol-3-phosphate 1-O-acyltransferase PlsY, which yields MKGFYMHYLGIIIASIIGYFLGSISWSIIIVKKVGNVDIRTIGSGNPGATNTVRALGKKWGLVVATLDALKVVFTAISAILLSMIPSDLFSQTSYFIPCIFALIGHCYPIYYKFKGGKAVSCFLGLLFVVNILYLIIFLIVWFISVAISRKVSVASILSAIAIILVMWLPYLSGVTYFIWQWNGLEQFSVAWKNYLLFSLLNSFHYWLSNTWASGILEANIIVLIGGLILAWRHSQNIQRIRNRTEPDTFPRKCKQTKK from the coding sequence ATGAAAGGATTTTATATGCATTATTTAGGAATAATTATAGCTAGTATAATCGGTTATTTTTTAGGATCAATTTCTTGATCAATAATTATAGTTAAAAAAGTTGGAAATGTTGATATTAGAACTATTGGATCAGGAAATCCCGGAGCTACTAACACAGTAAGAGCTTTAGGAAAAAAATGAGGGTTAGTTGTAGCTACTTTAGATGCTTTAAAAGTAGTTTTTACAGCTATAAGTGCTATTTTATTATCAATGATCCCAAGTGATTTATTTAGTCAAACTAGTTATTTTATTCCTTGTATTTTTGCATTAATTGGACATTGTTATCCAATTTATTACAAATTTAAAGGAGGAAAAGCAGTTAGTTGTTTTTTAGGACTTTTATTTGTAGTTAATATTTTATATTTAATTATCTTTTTAATAGTTTGGTTTATAAGTGTAGCAATTTCAAGAAAAGTTAGTGTTGCTTCAATACTTTCAGCTATAGCTATAATACTTGTAATGTGATTACCTTATTTAAGTGGAGTTACTTATTTTATTTGACAATGAAATGGATTAGAACAATTTAGTGTTGCTTGAAAAAATTATTTATTATTTTCATTACTAAATTCATTTCACTATTGATTATCAAATACTTGAGCTAGTGGAATTTTAGAAGCAAATATTATTGTTTTAATTGGTGGGTTAATTTTAGCTTGAAGACATTCGCAAAATATTCAAAGAATCAGAAACAGAACTGAACCAGATACTTTTCCAAGAAAATGTAAACAGACTAAAAAATAA
- a CDS encoding ABC-F family ATP-binding cassette domain-containing protein, which yields MSLIVLENITHQNGEKILYKNSEMRINKGEHVALIGPNGAGKSTLLNIIAQKITPDHGTIEWHPKAKIGYLDQHQEVDPNITSEEYLKDAFKYLFEIEARIHKIYEDMAIEYKESDLIKALELQDYLTSHNFDTIDKTIGNLVSGLGINPNNMKKKLSELSGGQRGKILLAKLLLKNDDFILLDEPTNFLDIEQVEWLINFLNNYENAFLMISHDVEFINRVAKIIYAIENQKINRYVGDYNKYLELSALKADQYDKARESQQQQIAKLKDYIARNAARFSTAKSAQSRQKQLDKMDVLDERKKLVKPKMSFKYKRPNSAIVLKSQNLEIGYNFSLTAPLTFELREGQKCIVKGYNGIGKTTFLKTISNQLKPISGWCKLGDGVEVRYFDQVEKFHEYETPISYLSSRHTQVLEPEIRSTLSRFGIRSELMLNPMSDLSGGEQTKVRLASLSLEPASLLILDEPTNHIDVLAKESLLEAIREFEGTVLITTHDINFETNWADKVLNFEDLVE from the coding sequence ATGAGTTTAATAGTATTAGAAAATATTACACATCAAAATGGAGAAAAGATTTTATATAAAAATTCTGAAATGAGAATTAATAAAGGTGAACATGTGGCTTTAATTGGTCCTAATGGAGCTGGAAAATCTACTTTATTAAATATTATTGCTCAAAAAATTACTCCAGATCATGGAACTATAGAATGACATCCTAAAGCAAAAATTGGTTATTTAGATCAACACCAAGAAGTTGATCCAAATATTACTAGTGAAGAGTATTTAAAAGATGCATTTAAGTATTTATTTGAAATTGAAGCTAGAATTCATAAAATTTATGAAGATATGGCTATTGAATATAAAGAATCAGATCTTATTAAAGCTTTAGAGTTACAAGATTATTTAACTAGTCATAATTTTGATACTATTGATAAAACTATTGGTAATTTAGTTTCAGGATTAGGTATTAATCCAAATAATATGAAAAAGAAATTATCAGAATTATCTGGTGGTCAACGTGGAAAGATTTTATTAGCTAAGTTGTTATTAAAAAATGATGATTTTATTTTATTAGATGAGCCAACTAACTTTTTAGATATTGAACAAGTTGAATGATTAATTAACTTTTTAAATAACTATGAAAATGCTTTTTTAATGATAAGTCATGATGTTGAGTTTATTAATAGAGTTGCAAAAATCATTTATGCTATTGAAAATCAAAAAATTAATAGATATGTTGGAGATTATAATAAGTATTTAGAATTATCTGCTTTAAAAGCTGATCAATATGATAAAGCAAGAGAATCTCAACAACAACAAATTGCAAAATTAAAAGATTATATTGCTAGAAATGCCGCTAGATTTTCAACTGCTAAAAGTGCACAATCACGTCAAAAACAACTAGATAAAATGGATGTTTTAGATGAAAGAAAAAAACTAGTTAAACCTAAGATGAGTTTTAAATATAAACGTCCAAATTCAGCTATTGTTCTAAAGTCTCAAAATCTTGAAATTGGTTATAATTTTAGTTTAACAGCTCCTTTAACTTTTGAACTACGCGAAGGTCAGAAATGTATTGTTAAAGGATATAATGGAATTGGAAAAACTACATTTTTAAAAACTATTTCAAATCAATTAAAACCAATTAGTGGTTGATGCAAACTTGGTGATGGTGTTGAAGTAAGATATTTTGATCAAGTTGAGAAATTTCATGAATATGAAACTCCAATTTCTTATTTATCAAGTCGCCATACTCAAGTATTAGAACCTGAAATTAGATCAACTCTTTCAAGATTTGGAATTAGATCTGAACTTATGTTAAATCCGATGAGTGATCTTTCAGGAGGAGAACAAACTAAAGTAAGATTAGCTTCACTTAGTTTAGAACCAGCTAGTTTATTAATTTTAGATGAACCTACTAATCATATTGATGTATTAGCAAAAGAATCATTACTTGAAGCAATTAGAGAATTTGAAGGTACTGTTTTAATTACAACTCACGATATTAACTTTGAAACTAATTGAGCTGATAAAGTATTAAACTTTGAAGATTTAGTTGAATAA
- a CDS encoding TatD family hydrolase has translation MNISGLYDTHCHLNDSRFMEIDMTSNEIVIEAKRSGVKYINNVGYDVKSSKTAVFQANLDPNVFAVVGIHPSQIHLYADQAFESIEQLANSNKVVGIGEIGLDFFETNKYEKEQIIGFKKQIDIALKLDLPIVVHLRDAMNHFRVYEIAYKIFKEKKVTKGVIHAYRGPLEWAEKFMQLGFYISFDSAVTHEKELEEVVKGVTLNRLIVETNSPYLPPAPYKKGLNYPKYLPLIVKHIAKIKKVSDSIIAENTKNNAERLFLRMD, from the coding sequence ATGAATATATCAGGATTATATGACACACACTGTCATTTAAATGATAGTAGGTTTATGGAAATTGATATGACCTCTAATGAAATAGTAATTGAAGCAAAAAGAAGTGGAGTTAAATATATTAATAATGTTGGATATGATGTTAAATCATCAAAAACTGCTGTATTTCAAGCTAATTTAGATCCAAATGTTTTTGCTGTAGTTGGAATTCATCCTAGTCAAATTCATTTATATGCAGATCAAGCTTTTGAAAGTATTGAACAACTAGCTAATTCAAATAAAGTTGTTGGAATTGGTGAAATAGGTTTAGATTTTTTTGAAACTAACAAATATGAAAAAGAACAAATTATAGGGTTTAAAAAACAAATCGATATTGCTTTAAAACTAGATCTACCTATAGTTGTGCATTTAAGAGATGCTATGAATCACTTTAGAGTTTATGAAATTGCTTATAAAATCTTTAAAGAAAAAAAAGTTACAAAAGGAGTAATTCACGCTTATAGAGGTCCTTTAGAATGAGCAGAAAAATTTATGCAATTAGGATTTTATATTTCATTTGACTCAGCAGTTACTCATGAAAAAGAATTAGAAGAAGTTGTTAAAGGTGTTACTTTAAATAGGCTAATAGTTGAAACAAATTCTCCTTATCTTCCACCAGCTCCATATAAAAAAGGATTAAATTATCCTAAATATTTGCCACTAATTGTAAAACATATTGCTAAAATCAAAAAAGTTTCAGATAGTATTATTGCTGAAAATACTAAAAATAATGCTGAAAGATTATTTTTAAGAATGGATTAA
- the ilvA gene encoding threonine ammonia-lyase: MSHPFTVDEIKQIHQEISKIIHYTPLHYADKLSALTGNNVYLKLENLQKTGSFKLRGATNKINKLTDEEKKHGIIAASAGNHAQGVAYAATNLGLKSTIVMPENAPVAKIQATEKYGGKVVLSGRYFDDALAKAMEIKEKENLTLIHAFDDIEIIKGQATIAYEIDQQIKNIDYCLVPIGGGGLMSGISAYLKQVNPNIKMIGVEAANVNSYQQAKALNKPVMIESKPSIADGIAVKKVSDLTFSILNQYVDDVVVVSEEEIAEAMLFLMENCKFVTEGSGAVTAAALMFDKLNIKNQNKTVVGLVSGGNIDIAMVGNIINKALIKTNRRLVLSVNIPSDNKEILNVINIINSCGAKIFKIKTNRDIMYLELNEIHTTFIIDLSNPDQQQQIIDKISKANYNITSITD, encoded by the coding sequence ATGTCACACCCATTTACAGTTGATGAAATTAAACAAATTCATCAAGAAATTTCTAAAATTATTCATTATACACCTTTACATTATGCAGATAAATTATCAGCTTTAACTGGTAATAATGTTTATTTAAAATTAGAAAATTTACAAAAAACTGGTAGCTTTAAACTAAGAGGAGCAACTAATAAAATTAACAAACTAACTGATGAAGAAAAAAAACATGGAATTATTGCTGCAAGTGCTGGAAATCACGCGCAAGGTGTAGCTTATGCAGCAACTAATTTAGGTTTAAAATCAACTATTGTTATGCCTGAAAATGCTCCTGTTGCAAAAATTCAAGCAACTGAAAAATATGGTGGTAAAGTAGTTTTATCAGGTAGATATTTTGATGATGCCTTAGCTAAAGCAATGGAAATTAAAGAAAAAGAAAATTTAACTTTAATTCATGCATTTGATGATATTGAAATTATTAAAGGTCAAGCAACAATTGCATATGAAATAGATCAACAAATTAAAAATATTGATTATTGTTTAGTACCAATTGGTGGTGGTGGATTAATGAGTGGAATTTCTGCTTATTTAAAACAAGTTAATCCAAATATAAAAATGATTGGTGTTGAAGCAGCTAATGTTAATTCATACCAACAAGCAAAAGCTTTAAATAAACCAGTAATGATCGAATCAAAACCATCAATTGCTGATGGTATTGCTGTTAAAAAAGTTAGTGATTTAACTTTTAGTATTTTAAATCAATATGTTGATGATGTTGTAGTTGTAAGTGAAGAAGAAATTGCTGAAGCAATGTTGTTTTTAATGGAAAATTGTAAGTTTGTAACTGAAGGTTCAGGAGCTGTTACTGCTGCAGCTTTAATGTTTGATAAATTAAATATTAAAAATCAAAACAAAACAGTAGTTGGGTTAGTAAGTGGTGGAAATATTGATATTGCAATGGTTGGAAATATTATTAATAAAGCTTTAATTAAAACTAATAGAAGATTAGTATTATCAGTAAATATTCCATCAGATAATAAAGAAATATTAAATGTAATTAATATTATTAATTCTTGTGGAGCTAAGATTTTTAAAATTAAAACTAATAGAGATATTATGTATTTAGAATTAAATGAAATACATACAACATTTATAATAGATTTATCAAATCCAGATCAACAACAACAAATAATAGATAAAATTAGTAAAGCTAATTACAATATCACAAGTATTACAGATTAA